One segment of Curtobacterium sp. MR_MD2014 DNA contains the following:
- a CDS encoding GAP family protein, with protein MDLLALAPGAVGIALSPLPVASVVVLLGHRRGSAPAVACTAGWTVAVAAALVLAVAVGERLPVQTAGGSSVQAIVAVVAGVVLAALAVWQWTVRRLPDGSPSSTRWADVVERVGPVHGFGLGMLLFCNPKAVVLALTAGLAFGDAEPELGEALLAGAAFVVVAASTTVLPVVLVLAAGRRARRPLAAVRAGIARWGSVGLVAVLAVLAVVQLTVGVVGLR; from the coding sequence GTGGACCTCCTCGCGCTCGCGCCCGGCGCCGTCGGCATCGCCCTGAGCCCGCTGCCCGTCGCGTCCGTGGTCGTCCTGCTCGGGCACCGTCGCGGCTCCGCCCCCGCCGTCGCCTGCACCGCCGGCTGGACCGTGGCCGTCGCCGCGGCGCTCGTCCTGGCGGTCGCGGTGGGGGAGCGGCTCCCCGTGCAGACGGCCGGTGGCTCGTCCGTCCAGGCGATCGTCGCCGTGGTCGCCGGGGTGGTGCTCGCCGCGCTCGCGGTCTGGCAGTGGACGGTCCGCCGGCTGCCGGACGGCTCCCCGTCGAGCACCCGCTGGGCGGACGTGGTCGAGCGGGTCGGTCCGGTGCACGGCTTCGGGCTCGGGATGCTGCTGTTCTGCAACCCGAAGGCGGTCGTGCTCGCCCTGACCGCGGGGCTCGCGTTCGGGGACGCCGAGCCCGAGCTCGGCGAGGCACTGCTCGCCGGCGCGGCCTTCGTCGTGGTCGCCGCGTCGACGACGGTGCTGCCCGTGGTCCTCGTGCTCGCGGCCGGTCGTCGCGCTCGCCGTCCCCTCGCCGCGGTGCGCGCGGGCATCGCCCGGTGGGGCTCCGTCGGACTGGTCGCGGTGCTCGCCGTCCTGGCGGTGGTCCAGCTCACCGTCGGCGTGGTCGGTCTCCGCTGA